Part of the Quercus robur chromosome 5, dhQueRobu3.1, whole genome shotgun sequence genome, CTCCCGCACCCTTAACAAACGAAGGTTCGTCAGTGTACAAATCTTCATGGAGAACTTTCCCACAAATGTCACAACAcctattggttaaaaaaaataaataaataaataaatatataaagcaTATAACAGTTTTGCacataatttttgaaaagaGTAAAAATCTACAAGGTACTTACACCAAGCCATTGGCATAAGACGAAGTAGGCCGATGGTTACCGTTAGCACAACTCAAGAATAGAGCCATACTTTATTGAATTCGAATTCGAAGCCGAAGCCAATCTAATtctcacaaaaacaaaatatatttaaaagaaattatcGTAAGAAAGAATTTTGAGGGGAAAAATGATTGGGGAAGCATACCTTAATTGGCCTCGAAAGGTTGAAGAATTACAGAGCAGTGCCACgttagaaagagaaaatagcTTAGCTTAGCTTAGCTTGGGGTTTTAGAGCAGAGGTCTTGTTGTTCAGGTTATTCAAAGTTCACGAACGCCGAAACCCACCACGAACGCCGGCCACGGTGAACACCGCGACGCGAGTGAGAGATAGCAGAGAGAAAGGGGCAAAgatcgaagagagagagagccaacaatatttggtttttttgcGGTTATTTGAGGTTTTAGCACCGGATACGTACAAATTTTGCTTTATTCGTTGTTGgctcaattaattaagatattAGTACGCATTCAATACCATAAGTTTCCCACGCtcaattgaaataaatatttagggatcataaatataaaattggttgttagttattatatatgtatatatatatatatatatatatatattttgttagatgagtattttgacaaatttattattggattatatattctttttatatcttttaaacttgtaaaattttcaaaaaattaaagataaattgctatgttatcaataaattgtttaagttgtaaatttttgtaatttaaaattatgcacaaaatataaggTAATAGGTCatattgtaaataatatttgattgacacaaaatttgttattattattattattattattattattattattagagaaatgatatgtttacaacatttttacaacaaattctaagtggcaagttgttattgttggggcaaaaaagtaatcttagcgttaatttgaaatttgaaccaataacaactaaccacctgtgatttgttgttaaaatgttgtagacgtagcatctctcttattattattatgtgtattaaaagaataaagaacatgcaatgtaatagttagattttcaaaatatgttgtaatatttattttattgagcaaGATTGTAGTCTAAGGTTACAACTTAccactaattttgtaactaaactttcttccaaataaatttatattaattatggAGGATCGTTGGATGAGATTATGAATAATAGtaaatatcttcttttttttctttggctaaGGTTTGCTGGATGAGATAATTGTAAATCACAGTTTAAGATAGTCAGCAGCATATTCGCTTATTAAGCATGCTTTTATTCATAAAAGGATTTAGATGCTGGGATAGGTTAACTTAGACCTATCCCCCCACCCaattaatgttatatatatatatatatatatatgatgggaGTCTAGGACTGTTATGTTTGAATAATATTTATTAGCTGCATTAATTCTTCCTATGGTTAGACTTGGTCATTGCACATGATAGGTGCTGCTTTGTGTTTATAAGCTAACTGCAGAAAATTGaacatataaataatattagtcCAAATAATTTATCCAAAtctatttattgaatttattaaatttgagTGACTTATTTTGTGAATTTGTATATGTTAGTTCAAGTGATATCAATGTATTAATGCTTCTTTGCAGCCTTTTtcttactctaattttttttcccctttgcaGCCTGATATCAATGTGTATGTGCATTTGTATACAGCTACTGGTaattaataaaatctaaaacctcaaaaaaaaattaataaaatctacTGGTGGGTATAAGTATAACCTCTTTATCAAGGCGCTGTCTTTGATAATTAACAACTTTTGGAACTCATTGAAGTGTCATCACTTTTTGTCTTATCTTTGTAGTAAGCAATTTATAGCCTTTTTTACTTTAGAATTCCATGAGCTAAAATAGGGCCAAATTATTCAGTATGCTACACCAACTATCAAAATTGAGATTTTTAATATGCTTTGAGCTTTAAAGAAAGATCACAAGGAGCTTTTAGTTTGCTATTACGTATGAGTACTTTAATCAATAagattagatttattttttatttttagatggttttattgcaagttttgaatgaatattggaaaaatatctctatctttctttttctttttttttttaggttcctCATGCGTGTTACATTTCCACTGCTAATAAATTAGTTTTGCTTGTTTAGTTTGGTTATTCTTACTAAAAGATAACATAtaagtgtatttttttaaatgcatgcAGTGGCTTAACAATTTGTGGTGGAGCATGGTAGGGACTAGAGATATAATGGCATGCTCTATTTGAAAATGTAAATTATAGACTTTAGATTTTGCTTTTAGCAATCACTTGACAAAATGCTCTTTAAAGAAATTTtgttgttaataaattattgtttctaattttaaatgataagGAGAAagttagaatttaattaaagtaaaatatgATTGAATTCAATATTGTTtgttatgaataattttttataattatttttacatgCGTCAAAACTAGTTATCAAGAAAAGGGAAAGAGGATTTGTTTTTAACTATGTAAATGGGTTTTTGGACTACTGGTATCTTGCCCACTCTCTCCTTTACCCAATGTGGAGAAATGAAAAATTGACAATTCACAAAGAAATAGTAGGTAGTAGTGTGATTTTAAAACCTAGACCATTCAAAGAACTGTAAAATAgagagatttaaaatttttgaagttgGATCGGGTTCAAACCAAGGTCAAATCACAATGActcataatcaatttaataattatttaaaataaataaatacattaaattgacaaaaattgactATAAAGAGTtattcaaagaaatttaaaaaataatgaagtaTAAAcgagcataaaaaaaaaaatgtgcttggtaatctttcaaataaaaaacattttaatctaaaataaaattatatattgcaCAATTGCATGTAATGATGTCAGAGTATAATTcttaaacacaaaaataaatttagcaaataataatttattgaaagagaagTGATGCAATAAAATGGAAACCATGTAAAAGTAAGTTAAATATAATACGAATTTAACTAAAGACCACAATCACCAAATTAATAGTCTCCGTAATAGATAATAATTTTagtagaaatataaaaaaaataaaataataagacaACTCCTACGAGAGTAAGGCCAAGTCGGAGAATCCCATTTGTTGGGTGTCCATTTGTTGAAGGGCTCCCACTATCTCCAACTTATTATTGATGATTCTTTGATATTTTGTCGGGCTTCCCAAAATGAAACTGGTGTTATAAATGAGTTGCTTACTTTTATGAGGAAGTTTGTAGAAAATGCATTAATATGGAGAAATCTTATGTCTTCTTTAGCAAGAATACTTCTCCTCTTCAAAGGGAATTGGTTAAGGCTGCCCTTGGCGTGAGAGAAGTGGATTGTTTTGAATCCTATTTGGGGCTCCCTACACTTATTGGTTGTGCTAAGTATCAGACTTTCTCTTTTCTAAAGGATAGAGTTTGGAATAAGATGTATGGCTAGAAGGGTAACATGCTATCTAAAGCGGGTAAGGAAGTCTTGATCAAAGCAGTCATCCAAGTTATTCCTACTTATACGATGGGGGTCTTTCTTTTGCCTATGAAATTGCATAATGAGTTGAACTCTATGTGTGCCCGGTTTTGGTGGGGTAATATTGGCCATGATCACAAAATCCATTGGATGAGATGGGAGAAGCTTACTTTGCCCAAGTCGGAGGGGAGTATGGGTTTTCAAGATTTTCGATCTTTTAATTTGGTTATGCTTGCTAAACAGGGATGTCGGTTGTCACAGGAGCCTGactctcttctttttaagtGTTTCAAAGCTCGGTATTTCCCTcatggtcattttttggatgcTCAGGATTGCCCAAACAGTTCTTACACTTGGAAAAGTATGATGGCAGCTAAACCTATTCTTGCTATTTGTTGGCATGTGGGGAATGGTGCGAGCATTCGTGCTCTTCATGATCCTTGGATTCCAAACCGGCCCTCTTGGAAGATTATACACCAACCTGATTTGTTGGAGTTGGAAGATTATACATCAGCCTAATTTGTTGGAGTTGGAAGATTATACACCAACCTGATTTGTTGGAGTTTAATTATCGTGTCCATGAGTTGATTGATTACTCTGTCCATGGCTGGGATCGAATCCTCATATCCTAATTGTTCCACTTTGAGGATGCTCTGGCCACCCTCTAGATTCTATTAGGCCGGATTTCCTCCCCTGATGTGCTGTTTTGGCTTCACATAAAGCTTGGTGACTATGCGTCCCTTTACTAGCTTTAGTACTCCACCCCCCGCAGTCCTCCCCATACTTGGTGGCAACAACACGCTTCCATAAATGAGATGTATCAATTCCCAAAACTCCATAATCATTTCCCTAACAATGCTTGATTAAAATGAACAACTCTCCTAAGCCCCAATCCACCCACCACAACAGGGGAACAAACCTTGTCCATAGCCACCAAGGAGTATTTAAACTCCTCTAAAGCActtcaaaataaattctttgaattttttccaACCTATCAGCCATTGATTTAGGGATGGAGAATAAAGATAAATAGTATGTTGAAAGGCTTGATAGATTCAACAAAGTGAGTCTACCTCCCTTTGATAAGAAatatctttgtattttttttttcaaaatcttatGTAACATTGGGGGTATGGAAATTTTAAACTCTAGGAAGCAAAATCCAAATTACCCCAAACATTTAAGGGTGTAAATTGCAATATTTCTCTTAGCATATATAAGAATACACAAACTATTAGTACCCTTCATCTCTCTCCACAAAATTAACACAATCATATTTATTCCTTTTCACTTTTTCTCACGCCCTCTCATTTTGATATACTACGTTTTGG contains:
- the LOC126727819 gene encoding uncharacterized mitochondrial protein AtMg00310-like yields the protein MGVFLLPMKLHNELNSMCARFWWGNIGHDHKIHWMRWEKLTLPKSEGSMGFQDFRSFNLVMLAKQGCRLSQEPDSLLFKCFKARYFPHGHFLDAQDCPNSSYTWKSMMAAKPILAICWHVGNGASIRALHDPWIPNRPSWKIIHQPDLLELEDYTSA